The DNA segment CAGGATTCCCCTCCTCTTTTCACCTTTTCCTGCACCCTGGTCTCCCAAACGGCCATTGTGCTCCCTCCCCAAGGAGGTAAACTGAGTCAAGGGAAGAAGGATCCAGGGGCTGTCCTGGTGAGGGGCGGAGATGAGAGGGGGTGGTAACTGGCCTTCCACCCCGACTCACTTGTGGCCCTTCCGCACCTGGGCTTGGAACGACAAGAGGTACCTGGGCTTGCTGAGCGCCGGCCCATCCCGCGCCCACAGCCCGCAGGTTACACCTGCCACGCGCGGGCCTGGGGCGGCAGGCCTGGGTCACAGCAGATTGATCTCATCCAGGTAGCGGGCCAGGACCGAGTCCCGCACGTCCTTGAAGACCTTGCGGATATTCTGTGTGTCCGTGGCACACGTGTAGTGGCTGAAGAGGCGGCGGGAGCGCGGGCCTTTCCTGCCTCCATCCGCGCCATCCACGCAGCCGGCGTACATCCTGGTGTACATGTCCAGAATGAACCTCTTGGCTGCCTCCGCGTCCTGCTtcgggcctgggggcaggggtgggggcagtcaGGGAACGCGGTGACTCGTGGGGCAAGCGAGAGATCCTCCCTCCCGGAACCAGTGCCCACTCTGAAGATCCTGTTCCCAGTATGGGCGACATCACAGTTGCAGGGCCCACCCACCAGGTTTCCTCTCCCCCAACCTCCAACGCAGGTCGCCGCCATCTTTTGCCTTTCTAGCTGGTCACATGGCTCAGGCCCAGCCAATAGGAGCATCAAGGGTGGGCTCGGTGGGGTCACACGACCTGGAAAGGACCAGTAAGACTGGTCTCTGGGACTTTGAGCAGAACTGTGTTGAGAAGAGGCCCTCCCATTTGGCTGGGTTTGAGCTGGGGCTATGGGAATCCAAAGCTGCAGAGAAAGACATCTTGGGGAGGTGtatatgaggaaaccaaagccaagagaagaggaggaatggCCATCCTGATGAGGCACACGTAGGATTCACCCCGCCACACACCCATCTCTCATTTGTACGTATAATGTGAGTGAGTTAAGGGCTTTTGGAGCTCAAGACCTGGCCCTGCTACTTACTGGTGGGGTTACCTTATATGTTAACCCACATAACCTCTgtgagctttagtttcctcatttgtaaaataggactCATAACGGGCCCAGGCCTCCCCGAGGACGTAACATAATCATGTCTAGTGCTCCGAGCTCAATAATCACAAGGCTTAATGAATATGTGCTATCATCAGTCTTTCAGAAAGGCAGGTTTGCATAGTGGTTAAGGCCAGCCAGCTCTGAATCCAGACAAACTGGGTTGGAATCCTGCCCCTGCCActccctggctgtgtgacttttggCAAATGATTgtacctttctgagcctctgtttcccgtCGCTGTAGTGGTAAGAAGAATGAGTGCTACCAAATAGGAATTTTTAATGAGGATTAAACAAGTCAATACAAGAGGGTGCTTCCATCAGTGTTAGAAGGTTTAGCGATTATTGGTTTATCATTCTTGTCATGACTATAAGGCCAAGAACGAGAGATGAGCAAAGAGTGCTCCAGCCTCTGCATCTGGGAGAAAAGGATGAGTTATGTGGGTTCCTTTTGACCCGAAGGAAAACAAACCCTCCTCAAAACTATCCCCTTTATTCCTGTTCCCAGACTCTCCAAGGCCTGGTCCCACTCCAAGCACTACCGAGGGGGTGGTGTGGGAAGGCCATGAAGGGTGTCCAGGCCACCATCATGGAATTGACATCTGATGCCAGACCCCAAGTCTTGTGGGTATGATTAACTAGGGTTCGCCACGTAGGTTCTGACAGACCAAGGGTCACACCCTGGTGACATCACCAAAACTTACATGCCAAGCTCACCCTCAGGGCTTCATTTACCATGGTTGATTATGTATTAGGAAGAATAGTGCCCCCCCCAATTCATGTCCACTCAGGACCTCAGAATATGGCCTTCTGTGGAAATAGGGGTCTTGCATATGTAATTAGTTGAGTTAAGATGAATAATTAATTAAGTTGAAATGAGATCATACTAGATGAGGATGGGCCTTacatccaatgactggtgtccttataagaagatgaGACAACCAGAGACAGAGGAAGCCGTGTGatggcagaggcagagattggagtaaTCCATCTATAAGTCGAGGAATGCTAAAGAAGTGCAGGCAACCAGCAGAAGTTAGGCGAGAGGCCTGGGACAGATTCTCCCTCACaccctccagaaggaaccaaccctgctgacaccttgatttcagacttccagcttcctgaactgtagggggaaaaaaatcccactgtttTCAGCATCGAGCATGTAGCCTTCTGTTATTTTCTCCCCATTCTACAGTGTGGGGGAAGCTGAGACTCGGAGAGGTTGGGCAGCAGAAGGAGCTAGGTCTGCAACTCAGGTCTGTCTGTCCAATGGGATTTGAAACTCCACTGACTCCAGGCTGGGGTAGGGCCTGGACCAGCATCTCTCTTGGGAGCTGCTTTGGAGCAAGTGAAGGGGAGGGAAAGTTCTAGAACCACTCACCCTGGAAACTGGGGAAGTAGGTAgccaggtgggaggtggggatcTTCTCCTCCAGGATGTCGGTTTTGTTGAGGAAGAGGATGACAGAAGTGCTTTTGAACCAGGGCAGTTCCAAGATGGTGCCGAACAGGGCCAGGCTTTCCTTCATTCGGTTCTGGGTTGGGAGGCACAGGCAGGTCATTGATCCAGACAGCCAGCTTGGCTCAAACAGGACCCCTCTCCCATCTAGCAGCTTGAGGCCTCCCAATTCCCACTCAGCTGGGTCTGAGGGTGGTGTGGCCAGCTGCCTGTGTATGCCTGGGATGGTTTTTGTGCCTTTACTGGTTTGGCTAGTGTCTCCCCCGCCCCAAATTCATGTCCATCTGGAACTTCAGAATGAAACATCTTCAGGGTCTTTgaagatgtaattagttaagaagCAGTCACCCTGGAGGAGGATGGGCGCCAAGTCTAATGATcgatgtccttataaaaaggggaaattaggACACAAGGAGATACCcaggtgaagatggaggcagaaataGGGTGATGTGTCTACAAACCAAGGGACACCACAGATTGCCAgcggccaccagaagctgggagagagccTCCTTCATAGGTTCAGGAGGAACCAACCCTGTAGACACCTTGACCtgggacttctggcttccaggacTATGAAACAATAAGCTTCTGCCATTTCAGctctgcccctccccgcccccccctaATACCACCTTGCCTCTGAGTTTGTGCTACTTCATCACGGCAGCCCTAACAAACTGGGACAACTCCTGTGGCTGGACTTGAGCAAGATCTGTGTCAGACTAACCTCAGGTTGATTCTATCTGAAAGTCAAAATTATAATATCCGACCCTTGGATCCTGAAACTATGTGAAACTTTAACCCCAAAAAGTGCATATGTCAGAGATAATGATGTGCCCAACCTTCATGCTGGGTGTTAATTAGGAGCAGAGTCCACAAAAGAGTGACCCCAGCCTTTCTGAATAAAAAGCACGACACTGTCCTCGTCCCCACAGCACTGTCCCTGTCCCTGACCCACATTCCCAGGACAGCTTATGCTGTGCTTTAGACATGGGGGAGTGGACATCTTGGGGCTTGAGTGtccaattgtgtgtgtgtgtgtgtgtgtgtccagggtCCTGGTGTCACACATGCTTGTGGATCTGTGTGTTGGGGTTCAAGGGTCTGACCACAAAAGAGTGGATGGTGAAGCTCAAAGCTGCGCCAGACACACAAAGGCCCACTCTAGAGTGGCAGTGGGGCTTCTTGCTCCTCTGCAGGACCCTGGGCCAAGGAGGAGAGGTAGGAAGAGTGGAGGAGACAGTGCCCCGAAATCCCCCATGGCCTCTCACCTCTTGGTTGTTTTCCTCCAGACACTGGTCGTATTCACTCAGAGAGGCTAGGTAGATGAGGGCGATCACATTCTCGAAGCAGTGGATCCACTTCTTGCGTTCTGACTTCTGGCCGCCAACATCCACGATCCTACCAGAACCACCCCCTTTCAGAGCTCAGGCCTAACTGGGACCCCGTGATGAGGCACCTGGACCCCAGTCATGGCTGGGACATGCCATGATAAAGATTAAGAGCAGCAAGAATGAATAGCAGCCGCTTTGTGTGTTACTGCATTTTCCCACATGTGGCAGGTAGCACtattgtgcccattttacagaggaggaaactgaggtgtacAGAGGAGAGGGGACTTTCCCAAGCTTCTGCTGCACTGGGCCAGCTGGTTGGACCCATCCTCAGTCTGCCCTGGAGCCGTCTTGGTTGACCTGCGGAAAACTGCAGAATGTCTCCAGAACTCAGTTTCTCCATCAGCTATGTTCTGGTGGACCATGGGAGTATCCAGTGGCCACACAGATGGGTAAACACCATCTCTCTGTGTATGGAgggccctcctccacccccccaccacaaCAACAGCCAGAGCCCTCCCGCCTTCCTGTTCTCTCTTCTAAGAAATGTGGGTTACTGATAAGAAGCCCTGCGTCATTTCCGCGGGGATGCGACCATTACTCAGGCAGCCGGCAGGAAATGCCAGAAGCCTCAGAGCAAGAAGAGACTTGCCCTGGTCTATGGGAGGAAAACCTAGGTTGGTGCTTGTGACTCCTGATTCCCGACACTGGATCTTCAGACCCCCCTCAAATCCCATATCCAGAGTGAGATGGAGGGACAGTGGTTGAAAGTGGGGTTCTGGAGACCAAGACAGGTGGGGGGTATGCTACCTGAAGCCTCCCGGCTTGGAGTCTCGGTTTCCTCTGAGCTTTCACCTTTGGCCTAAGAACATACGCAAGTTTCCCAACCTGAAAATCCCCTCCTCAGCCAGCCTTCCCTCTGAATTTCCCCAACTGCTACTTTCACTTCTAATCTTTTACCAATTCACCAACTCATCtatctattcattcatccatccaaccACCCACTCAGTcacccatctatctatctatctatctatctatctatctatctatctatctatctatctatctatctatctatgtatccaTATactcatccatccacctacccatccactcactcatccattcactcatccatccatctatccacctattgatctatctatccatctatctatacatacatatacatataaaacccatccactcacccattgatccatctatccacccacccatttactcatccatccatctataaatatatacataatacatacatgcatacacatgtacatacatccacccatccacccatccatctacacATCCAATAactcatccattcactcatccatccatctattgatctatcatctatctacctacctatacatacatacatacatacatacataaatacacccatccactcacccatttatccattcattgatccatctatccatccatccatccatccacccacccaccaatCCACCTATCCAtttactcatccatccatccacccacccgtTCACTCAATCCACCCACCCATATATCAACCCAATGATCTATCTATACATACACCCATCCAACCATATACCCATCCAATCACTCATCCACTCGCcaatccatccacccattcacccatccatcaatccatccatccatccacccttccatctTTCCAACCATCCACTCACATTTACAAACTTCCACTCTGACCTTCAGCTGATCATCACTAATGAAGCAGGAGAATCAAATGCAGCCCTCACTTTGAGGGGCTCTCCATCTAGTGGAGGAGACCCAAGGCAAACAGATAAATTATAAACCTCCCTGGTAAAGACTACTGTGGAGGCCAGAACAgcatggagggtggggtgggcattCAGGCAAATAAGGGATCAACATGGGTATGTTGAACCCTGGAGGGTCTTAGGCATCATCTTGCACCCTCCACAGCTCCCTGCTATCCTCTTGATAAAGTCACTGAAGAGTCTCTAAATGCCAATTCCAGAAGttgcttctctcactctcctttttttttgtttttttgctttttagggtcgaactcgcagggtatggaggttcccagcttaggggtccaattggagctgtagctgctggcctatgccacagccaagcaatgtgggatccgagccatgtctgcaacccataccacagctcacagcaacgccagatccttaacctaccgagcaaggccagggatcgaatctgcaacctcatgattcctagttggattcacttctgctgcaccacgaagggaacttccagaAGTTGCTTCTCTTGCTGCATTCTTCCTGACCTCTCCTTGACCTTTAACACTGGCCCTCACTCTACCTGGACCACCCTTTGCTGCACTGGCCACCCGCacttctgtcttccagctcaggCCTGTGTGCATCCTGCCAGCCCCCAGATGCCCTGGACCCCTCAAACCAAACCTGCCCCAAATGACTTCACTGTCTTATCCAACACTTCCCACCCCACTGCCACCATGATGGTCCACCAtctgctctgccatcttgatgGGGACCTCATAGGGAGTCATTTGTGACTCCCCACTCTAATTTCCATGCTTCTCTGGTCCTGCCCATTCTACACCAGAAACAGTTCTTGCACCATACTCTCATTTCCATCCCCATGGCCACTGCTGGCCCTTCCCAATACTCTCAGACTGAACCATGGCCCCTGCCTCATCCTGCATTTCCTGACTGCCAACCTTACCCCTCATTGGCAACTACCTCATTGGCAACTACAGGAGTCACCCTCTGAGCTTCCCCAGCCCAGAATTAATCCCTTGGGTCTAGCCCTGACCACAGTCTTTGCTTCCTCCTTCCCATCACCCTCTAAACTAGTGAACTCCTAGTCATTCTTCAATGCTCTAATACCAAcggcccctcctccaggaaaaCCTCCCCTCCAGGAGATCTAGAGGCTCAGTCTAGGCTCCTCCAGTTCTCAGTCCTGACTACATGGGAGGCTGGAAGTGTCTATGTCTAGTTTTGCCTCCTCAGCTCCCAAGGGGCTGAGACTAGGAAGCTCATACTCATCCCTCAGCACCCCAGCTCCTTTGCTCCTCCTACAGGAGTCTTCCCCACCCACCAGGCACTGCACTCACCGCAGGTTGGTCTTCTGCACAGAGAAGCAGTACTCGTTGATGCCGGTGGTGGGCATGCGGCTGCGAAGCACGTCCTGCGCGGTGGGGATGTAGCCTTCCTCAGTGATGCGCTCCAGATTGGACAGGTAGCTGTGGAGCCAGAagccctgaggcccagcctggcAATGTCTCTTCACCTCTCAGAGCCCCCACCCAGAACACCATGAGGACCCAGCTGGGGGAGGAGAGCTCCAGGGTAGGGGCCGGGATCTCTGGGGTCCCCCGACGGCTCAGATGCACCTCTCCGAGGCCATGGGAGCATTGGAGAGAAGCAGCTTCACCCTTAGCGCAGCCTGACCCCAAGAATAGTCTTACTGGGGAAGGGTGAATTGTCATCCCAGGTGCATCACTGCCCCAAGAACAGTGATGGCCTGGGAGCACCAGATACCCAGCATCATGCCCAGGACAGCATGATAATGAACAGTGTCACCCTGGGGCAGTGTCATCCTTGAACAGTCACCCCAAAATGTGCCATCAACTCAAAAACAGGGTCATCCCAGAAATGATGTCATTCCAGGAACAGTGCTCCCCAGGAGCTGTGCCACCCCGGGGAGCAGCGTCACCCTAGGTACGACATCATCTTGGAGCAAGATCATCCACAGTATCCCCCGCAGCAGGAGCCGGCCAGCCTGGGGCCCTCTGCTGGCGCCGATCCCTGGGACTGGGTCTCCATTGGCTGCGCCTCGGCACCACCTCACTCTacaccccagccccactcccagtCCCGCAGACCCCAGACTCACTACACTGCCGAATCGAGCAGATGGAACTCGCGTCTTCGCTCATAACAGGCACGGATGCCAGCGTCCCTCCACAGCCACTGCATGGCCACGGCGTAGCGCTTCTCGAAGGTGGTCACTTTGTAGGGGTCCTGACTCATGACCAGGCTGGCGtggtgctggggagggagggacagatgAGGGGGTCAGAGCAGCTGGCTGGGTGGGCTGCCCTCCCTGGATGTCTCGGCCCCCTTTCATCCAGGCAACTGTCCACGGAGGGGCAGCAGGGGGTATGCATTGCAGGGAGTGCCAGTTCTGGGGGACCCTGCGCGGGGCCCCCCTCCAGCCCTTTATAAGCCATGGGGCTTTGGCTCCCAGGAGGTAAGTCACTATCTGTTTGCTCTTCTTCCTCAGGGCAACCTCTGCTCCACCTGTACTTTCTCTGTAGCAGAAGCATGTTGTTCAGACCTCTGGGATGGCCTGTGAGTGTGCACGGGTGTGCCTGGGTGGGTGCACACACGTGTATATGCAGGCAAGCGTCTTCATGTATCCATGGGCATATGTGTGTATCTTTATGGTGGGTTTGTGTGTGCACGTGTAGGTATATGTGTTtgaatttatgtgtgtgtatgcagttGTGCTTGtgggtgtgtgttgtgtgtgtatgagtCTGCAGACACATGGATGTGTGCTTCTGTATGCATTTGCgtaggtgtgtgcatgtgtttgggTGGGTAGATGAGTGTTGCACATGCATTTATGAGGCAATGACCCTCTCTATTGTCTGGGTGTTGGATGGAGGGGGTGTCAAAGGAATAGGAGAGTCAACGGAGTCCTGGTAGGACCTAGGACCCCAGGACCAAAGAGGTGGCCGAAGACACTTTTGGTGTCTCTTACACATCCCTTATGCTCCAAATCTATTTCTAGATAGATATTCAATGGAAATGCatgtattttcataaatatatttgcagatgacctaaatgtccaacaacatagaataatacagaaataatccagagttcccattgtggcacagtggaaatgaatccaactaggaaccatgaggttgtgggttcaatccctggcctcactcagtgggttgaggatctggtgttgctgtgagctgtggtgtaggttgcagatgcagctcagatctggtgttgctgtggctgcagcgcaggccgagcagctgcagctccaattcaacccctagcccgggaacctccataggctgtgggtgctgccctaaaatgcaaaaaaaaaaaaaaaaaaaccaaaaaaaaaacaccaccatgGCATTCTCTTATACTAGAAACGAACAAATCACAACTATGCCCCAAAAGATAGATGGGGTCACAGTCAGTCTGTGGAGCACGGAACAGACACAGAGAATATTCTGtaaaattccacatatgagaagttcaaaaacaggcaaggGGGGTTGCCCTTGGAGGGTAGTGATTTCCGGAAGGAGCCTTTGGCTACGTTTTGCTTCTCTCCCTCTGCAGTGGCtacatgtgtgtgtttgccttGTAATGATTCCCCAAGTCTGTCAGTTGCATCTTCGTTTGCTTGTGTGTTACAGCTCAATTAAAGTGTTATTTTATAAAGCAAGGTAGCATAACCAAAGCTGATGGGTGGTTAGGTTAGTGGGTGCTCATATTTGGTCTTCTGCTTGTGGACTAAATCTTGAGCCAATTGCTTTATCTCTTGGagcctcctttttttctcatctgtaaagtgggggtggTGGCATCCAGCTGAAATGGGTCATTTGGAGGATTAAAGAATCATACTACCCACTAATCCTTTCTGAGCCCATACTACATTTCAGGCTCTGTTTGAAATCTTTAAGAATTTTTAGGTTATCACATTCTTATATCAGCCCTAGACGGTAGGTACTACCAGGCTCCAGTTGATCTTCCAAAGTCTTTGGATCAACACAGATTCACACATTAGAAgctttcagattttaaaacagtGATATGACCTCCttcctgttaggatggctattataaaaaaaataaacaggagttcctgttgtggcacagtggaaacgaatccgaataggaaccatgaggttgcaggttcaatccctggcctcactcagtgagttaaggatctggtgtggctgtggctgtggtgtaggctggtggcaacagctccaattagactcctaccctgggaaccttcatatgccataggtgcagccctaaaaagataaaaaaaaaaaagacaaaacaaacaaacagtttcCTGGAGGCCTGTAGCcgctacagaaaacagtatggggagttcccgtcgtggtgcagtggttaacgaatccgactaggaaccatgaggttgcgggttcggtccctgcccttgctcagtgggttaacgatccggcgttgccgtgagctgtggtgtaggttgcagacgcggctcagatcccgcgttgctgtggctctggtgtaggccggtggctacagctccgattagacccctagcctgggaacctccatatgccgcggaagcggcccaagaaataacaaatagacaaaaaaaaaaaaaagagatgtggaGAAATCGAAACCCTCATATGCTGTTAGAGGGGAGTGCaaactggtacagtcactgtggaaaacagtgtggagtttccccccaaaattaaaaatagaactattatatgatccagcaattctactcctggatattcacccaaaagaactgaaatcaggatctagaaaagatatctgcactcccatgttcctTGCAGCgttatttaccatagccaagatatggaaaaaacctaaatgttcaccaatggataaataaagataaaatgggtatatatgtatatatatggaatattatgcagatttttttttttttactttttagagccgaacctgtggcatatgggagttcccaagctagaagtcaaatcggagctgcaactgcgggcctatgccacagccacagccacgccagatccaagctgcatcttcgacttatGCCATGGCCCATgccaactccggatccttaacccaccgattaggggcagggatcaaacctgcatcctcatggataatagttgggttcattaccactaagctaaaatgggaactcctgcagtctttaaaaagaaggaaattccacTACAGGagacaatgtggatgaaccttgaggacatcatCAAACAAGGCACCGAAGGACAAATCCTACATGATCTTACTTATAGGAGGCATCTAGAATAGACAAGTTCATGGACACAGAGGATAGgatgggctgggggaagggagttGGAGAGTTTCCATTAGGCAAGGGGAGTACATCCTACAGTTATTGCATCTGCTGTTGCTCATACTGTATCATGCCCTTGAAATtggttaagagggtagatctcaggTTGAATGTTCctaacacaataaaataaaactttcaaaggGAAGGGTGATGTAAGGCAGGGTCTGCACAGAAGGCCCTCCCCTCAGGAGTGTGGTGCAGGAATCAGGAACCAGCCCATACTAGTATTTCTGAACAAAACACGTGTTGACTCAGGACTCCTACAGGGCATCATGCGGGTCCACAGGGGACACAGGATGTGGGGGGGATGATGGCGTGCTAGGTCTGTGCTGCCTATAATACACAGCAGGATGCCAGGAAACCCAGGTGGGGGGTGATTCTTAACAATGACTTAGGGGTCCCGAGGGACATGGCTCTGTCCTGGGGGTTTGAGGGGACACGGCCTGGACCTGGGGTGGGTGTGAGGGGGACACAGTCTGGCTCCAAAATCCTAAGGGACCCCCTCCCCGTGTGTTGCCCGCCTGGTGAGGCCCTGGGACACGCACCTTGCTCTCAGGCCAGCTGAAGGGGATCTGCAGCCGGTCCATGGCCTCAATCATGGTCCGCATGGACACGAATATGTTCTGGTAGACCAGAGGCCGGAAGCTTTTGCGGTCCTCCTCTGAGTAGCCGGCCCCATGGATGATGCGCATCTGCTTGATGAACGTGCTCTTCCCGCTCTCGCCAGGACCTGGGGAGACACAGTGGTTAGCTTAGCCCTTGAGGACCCCCACTACCCGCAGAATCCTGGGTTCCTATCCCAGCTCAGAGAGCCGGGGTGAGCGTCTTCACGGCTCTGTGCCTCCGTGTCCCCACCTGTAAAACGtggttctttttttggggggaggggcttttttagagccgcactcgcagcatatggaggttcccacgctaggggtccaattggagctgcagctgctggtctataccacagccacagcgacgcaggacctgagccgcatctgggacctacaccacagctcatggcaatgccagatccttaacccactatgcgaggccagggattgaacctgtgtcctcatggatgctagtcagatttgtcaaccactgagccacgataggaactccaaaatgtggtTTGAAATGGCCCTGCCTGCTGGGTGGACATGAAGGTTCAACCAGTTCCTCAAAAGGTGCACCCAGGAGGGCCAGCAAACAGTCTTCAGAGAAAGCAGCCACCAGCCTGTTTTTGCATGGCCAGCGAGTTTTTACCATTTGCATGGTTTTTACATTTCTAATACTTTTCATGgttacagtttttccttttttttggctgcaccctgaggcatgcagaaattcctgggccagggatctaacccgtgccacagcagcaacctgagatgccgcaatgacaacaccagatccttaacctgatgagccaccatgaaagtagtttttacatttttggttttttttttgtctttttgccatttctagggccgctccctcggcatatggaggttcccaggctaggggttgaatcagagctatagccgccggcctacgccagagccacagctatgagggatctgagctgtgtctgcaacctacaccacagctcacggcaacgccggatcctcaacccactgagcaaggccaggaatcgaacccgcaacctcatggttcctagtcggattcattaaccactgagccatgacaggaactcctacattttttaatggttacagtttttgctttttttttttttttttttttttttccttttttcactgctccacagcatatggagttcctgggccagggattgaatcagagctgcagctgtgacctatgccacagctgtagcaataccagatccttaacccactttccTGCATCAGGGATCACAAGGTTGCCTCCACAGAGAGAagccggatcactaacccactgtgccatagcgggaactccagtttttgcattttttaatggcCGAAAGGAATCAAAAGAACACTATTTGGTGAAAagtgaaaattacaaaaaattcaGGTttcaggagttgccgttgtggctcagtggtaatgaacccaaccagtatctgtgaggactcgggtttgatccttggccttgctcagtggtttaaggatctggcattgccatgagctgtggtgtagagctcagatgtggctcggatccagtattgttgtggctgtggtataggccaggagctgcagctctgatttgacctgtagcctggggacttccatataccaagggtgcagccctaaaaaataaataaataaataaataatccatgtTTCAGCAttcctaaataaaatttcattaccCATGCCAGTTTGTATACAACAGCAAAGCTGAGGAGTCAGAGAGATCCCCTGGCTTGCAAAGCTAGACATTTACTACCTGGCCCTTTTCAGGAAAAGTCTGTGAA comes from the Phacochoerus africanus isolate WHEZ1 chromosome 4, ROS_Pafr_v1, whole genome shotgun sequence genome and includes:
- the GNA15 gene encoding guanine nucleotide-binding protein subunit alpha-15 isoform X1; this encodes MARSLTWRCCPWCLTEDEKSAVRIDQEINKILLEQKKRDRGELKLLLLGPGESGKSTFIKQMRIIHGAGYSEEDRKSFRPLVYQNIFVSMRTMIEAMDRLQIPFSWPESKHHASLVMSQDPYKVTTFEKRYAVAMQWLWRDAGIRACYERRREFHLLDSAVYYLSNLERITEEGYIPTAQDVLRSRMPTTGINEYCFSVQKTNLRIVDVGGQKSERKKWIHCFENVIALIYLASLSEYDQCLEENNQENRMKESLALFGTILELPWFKSTSVILFLNKTDILEEKIPTSHLATYFPSFQGPKQDAEAAKRFILDMYTRMYAGCVDGADGGRKGPRSRRLFSHYTCATDTQNIRKVFKDVRDSVLARYLDEINLL
- the GNA15 gene encoding guanine nucleotide-binding protein subunit alpha-15 isoform X2, whose translation is MARSLTWRCCPWCLTEDEKSAVRIDQEINKILLEQKKRDRGELKLLLLGPGESGKSTFIKQMRIIHGAGYSEEDRKSFRPLVYQNIFVSMRTMIEAMDRLQIPFSWPESKHHASLVMSQDPYKVTTFEKRYAVAMQWLWRDAGIRACYERRREFHLLDSAVYYLSNLERITEEGYIPTAQDVLRSRMPTTGINEYCFSVQKTNLRIVDVGGQKSERKKWIHCFENVIALIYLASLSEYDQCLEENNQENRMKESLALFGTILELPWFKSTSVILFLNKTDILEEKIPTSHLATYFPSFQDAEAGALFAHLSFLAL